ATTCGGATTCGAAGCATTGAGCTCTTTGATAAAATTTTCTGCTTTTATTTTTTGTTCTCCGGTCGTGTAGAGAATAATTGAGCGATACTGCGTGCCGACATCATTCCCCTGCCGATTCATTGTCGTTGGATCATGCGAAGCAAAAAATACGGTAAGGAGATCCTCGAACTTTACTTGTGCGGGATCGAACTTTATTTGTATAACTTCTGCATGTCCTGTCATGCCTGCGCAAACATCTTCATACGAAGGATTCGGTTTCTCTCCGCCGGCGTATCCAGGCAACACAGAACTGACCCCGCGAAGCATTTTAAAAACCGCTTCAGTACACCAGAAGCATCCGCCTCCGATTACTGCAATTTCTGTGTCAGAAGATTCCGTCATAGCTTTAGTATAACGAGTCCAAGCTAAATGACCAAATGTGTTGATAAATAAGGGATAAAAAATTGACAAAAGTTTAAAATACAGGTACGTTTCTTCTCAGGAACTCAAACCGCCAAAGGGCGAGACAAGGAGAAAGAATGCTTTTCTACAAAAGTTTCGAAATGCTCGATCCCGGCCTTCTCCAAAGGCTTCGAAAGGCCGGCTACGTTCACGCCACGGGGATAAGTTACCATCCCCTGAGAGATCCTATGACAAGCGTCGCCATTTGCTTGCATCAAGATCATTGTTGGAAATGGGGTGAGAGTCGTGGCATAGGCATCATTGTTACGGCTGACGGCCAAGTTTGGCTTCGTCAGGACGCCCCAAGGGAGGAGTACGCCATTATTCTCGAAGGGGAATTGCGGGGCGAACTCTGCCTGAGAGGTGGCGGATGCCCCGTTCCTTTCTCGGCAAAAGAAATCGCATCCGTGAGTGAATCGCTTGCAATTCGCCAGGACAATCCCTACAAGGATATCCTTGGCCTGCCGACGACTTCCGATTATATTCCGGATGACGTCGCTCATTGGCCGGATGCGACCTTGGCAGAGGCGGTTGAGTAAAGACCAGACAGTACAAACGTTATCGAATTTCCTACGGCTCACGCTGTGGGAAATTTTATTTTCAAGCTATTCAGTAAAAAAGCTGTTAAGTCTCTTCGGCCGTGGTCACCTCTTTTGTGGGAGTACGTCGAGCGATTTTTCTCCATCCGTGCACATGCTCTTGTGTCAAAAGAGCAACTATTTCATCCCGACTATATTTTTTCTCTTCAAGCGTCTTTATGGTTCCTATCCACGCAGAAAGCTCGTCGAAATAAAGTTCTTTAAAAACAGATTGTAAATAGGCGTCTTTCATATTTTTCTTACTGAACATCTTACGCAAATCCTTACTGCGTTTTGCATAGAACTCGGAGATACGCTCAATTTCTGCTTGAATCACCCCCTTGTATTCTGTTGGGTAATCATAAGAGGAATGCTCTTCAGACATAATGCCGAAAATTTTGTCCACCATTTCCCCGCCTTTGTATTGGGCTAAAATTTCATCCCTCGCCCTTTGATCATAGATTTCAGCGCGAATAAGTCTGAAAAAATCTCTTAAAATCTCCGTCGTCTTAGATTTGTCCTTTATCGCTTCTCCCCGACTCACAGAATCCACAAACAACCACGGACTGTCGGAGGCGGGTTTAAAAAGACGATTGAAAATGTGTTGTTCTTCGTGAATTCGTGTCATTTCTGAAGCAGATTGATCAATCTCTTTCTCATCGATATATTCTGTCTTTCCGATACTGGCCTTTTGCCCACTTGTATTTCGAAACCTCATTTCTTTCGTTCCTATAACAATTTCCCCATATTGAACCCCTTTTTTTTCTAGCGGGAACACAAATTCTTCCTCTTGCACTACCTCGCCTGCCACTTTTAAAATAATCTTTCCCGACTTCTTCACCCGTTCTACCGTTACACCTTCTCCATTTTCAAGATTAAATACGGCAATTAAATTCGGCTTCCCTTTCTCCTCCGGAAAGCAATTTATATCGCAGGTTAAATCTCCTACCGAGAGGTGAGCATAGTCCCACCTTTTTTCATCCCAAATAAAATCTTGTTCTTTGATTTCCTTGGATACACCTATCTCTTTGTGTCGAAGGACGCGCTCGGTATTCTCAAGCGTCACCGCATCGTTCAGATCAGAAATTCTTGTTTTACTCAAAGCACATCCAATTGAAGATGGTATTTTTTCTACATCATCTACAGAAGGAGAAGAAATACCGCTTCCCACGGCTCGAGCAAATGCATAATCTTCTGAATCGTAGCATTGGATATAAAAACAAATCGGCAATACTTTCATTTCTACTCTTCCTTTCGGTTTTTTACCAAAACAAGCTTCATACAAAGCTGAAGCTTCCGGATAGAGCCTAGCGTGTTCTTCTACTGTCTCATGCTGGCTAGCGTATGCATGGGATGCCTCAATAAGGTTTCCCGCCTGTATATCGGTGATTTCTCCTTGGTGGCGTCTCCTGTATACCTCATCAATAAGATCGTGTCTCGATATATCAGGATTTTTCTCTATGATGCTGCGAAACTCTAGGATTATCTTGGCAACATTTTGGTAACTTGTTGAAACCTTCTCTTTGATTCGCGCGAGTTTCTCTCGTAATTCAATATTTTTTGACTCGTCAAAAGAACCCTCCGGAGATGTTCTATTAGACTCATCCTCTTTTCTGATTTCTTCTACTTCTCTCGACAGGGGACCTTCTTGTCCAAAGCTTTTCATAGGAATAATTCTATATGAAATTTAGCGCTAAAACTACCCGAAAGTGAATGTGAAAGCCTTCATTCCCGGGCTTTTTATTTTTATATCCAAAGTATGTTCGCTGTAATCTTTACCTTCTATTAAAGAGTAAAGACGGTTTTCCTTTATACGCACCGTATTTAGTAATTTTCCATCTTGCCAGATTTCTATATCTGCGCCGGCGTCCGAACTTGCCACCATATAGACATTTTTTGAATTATATTTGAAGGCGATTTCCCCGCTACCGCTATTTTCTGCAAATTCTTCTTGAATATTCCATTTCCCGCCCAAATACAGTTTGTTCCTGGCTATGCTCTGCGGAAGAGTGAATGTTTGCATCCCCGATACGCCCGAATTTCCATTTGCGAGATCCTCATTCCGAGCGGAACCAAAATATGTTTCGGGACTAGCAATTTTTGAAAGAGTAGAGTCGATTTCTCCCACAGGACTTTCCGTAACATCGCCCATTTTTACTTCTGTACCCAGCCTGTGGCTTCGCTCCAAAAGCGCTTTTTGAATAGCTTTCTCGGTTTCCTCATAATTCCCTTCTCCGATATGATCGTAAACAACAAAACCGTCGATATCGATGAGATATTTGCGAGGCCAATACTGATTTCCGTAAGCATTCCAGGTCTTATACTCGCTGTCGAGAATAACCGGATACTTGATACCGAAACGCGCGACGGCATCTTCGACATTTTTCAAGACTTTTTCAAATGCAAATTCGGGAGTGTGGATTCCAATAATCTCGAGTCCTTGGTCTTTGTATTTTGCATACCAGCTCTTGAGATACGGCAAGGTGCGCTGGCAATTGATACAGCTATACGTCCAAATGTCGAGAAGCACCACTTTTCCGCGAAGAGAGGCGAGGTTGATTGGTTTCCCGCCCGTGTTTATGTACCCGTCTGGAGAAACGAGCTCCGGGGCAAGCAGGAACATTTTTTGCTTCTCCGCAATATCTTTTTTTATTTGTTCTTGAGTTTCTGTCGCAACAGACTCCGTTGCTTTCACGGAAGTGACTGGAATTTCTGTTGGAGTTGCCGACTC
This DNA window, taken from Candidatus Paceibacterota bacterium, encodes the following:
- a CDS encoding cytochrome c biogenesis protein DipZ, producing MVFLVISFIAGLLTVLAPCVLPLLPVVIGGSLAGEEVNRKKALTIVIALGISVILFTFILKVSTAFIAIPESLWMWISGTILILFGLITLFPSLWDNLKFAARINQKSNKILGVGYQKKSFWGDIIIGASLGPVFSSCSPTYFIVLATVLPASLFLGTLYLVSYTVGLCLALFAISVVGQNILNRIGDMADPKGWIKRVLGILFILVGLAVITGVDKQIEASLLLNAGVFDITQVEQKLLKLNEKPALTIPSVKPSESATPTEIPVTSVKATESVATETQEQIKKDIAEKQKMFLLAPELVSPDGYINTGGKPINLASLRGKVVLLDIWTYSCINCQRTLPYLKSWYAKYKDQGLEIIGIHTPEFAFEKVLKNVEDAVARFGIKYPVILDSEYKTWNAYGNQYWPRKYLIDIDGFVVYDHIGEGNYEETEKAIQKALLERSHRLGTEVKMGDVTESPVGEIDSTLSKIASPETYFGSARNEDLANGNSGVSGMQTFTLPQSIARNKLYLGGKWNIQEEFAENSGSGEIAFKYNSKNVYMVASSDAGADIEIWQDGKLLNTVRIKENRLYSLIEGKDYSEHTLDIKIKSPGMKAFTFTFG
- the msrA gene encoding peptide-methionine (S)-S-oxide reductase MsrA; translation: MTESSDTEIAVIGGGCFWCTEAVFKMLRGVSSVLPGYAGGEKPNPSYEDVCAGMTGHAEVIQIKFDPAQVKFEDLLTVFFASHDPTTMNRQGNDVGTQYRSIILYTTGEQKIKAENFIKELNASNPNGKPIVTEIKPLETFYEAENYHQNYFARNPGNPYCEVIINPKLEKVQEKFANLLADKSKQK